A window of Thermosynechococcus sp. NK55a contains these coding sequences:
- the nuoK gene encoding NADH-quinone oxidoreductase subunit NuoK, with protein sequence MQLTNVLILAALLFCIGIYGLVTSRNAVRVLMSIELLLNAVNLNLIGFANYLDGQQIKGQVFAIFVITVAAAEAAVGLAIILAIYRNRDTVDMEKFNLLKW encoded by the coding sequence ATGCAGTTAACCAATGTTTTAATCTTGGCAGCACTGCTGTTTTGTATTGGCATCTATGGGTTGGTTACCAGTCGCAATGCCGTGCGCGTGCTCATGTCCATTGAGTTGCTTCTGAATGCTGTTAACCTCAACTTGATTGGTTTCGCCAACTATCTAGATGGCCAGCAAATTAAGGGGCAAGTCTTTGCGATATTTGTGATTACCGTGGCAGCCGCCGAAGCCGCCGTGGGTTTAGCAATTATTTTGGCCATCTATCGCAACCGCGACACTGTTGACATGGAGAAATTTAACCTCCTGAAGTGGTAG
- a CDS encoding UDP-glucose/GDP-mannose dehydrogenase family protein, producing MRVCVIGTGYVGLVTGVCLAHIGHEVICIDNNIDKVKLLQQGESPIYEPGLTELLRGCIASGRIRFSSDLGTGVEFGEVLFIAVGTPALPNGETDTRYVEAVARGIGAHLHLGYKVIVNKSTVPIGSGDWVRMIILDGVVEREPDLADAIKAGGTHPPLDFDVVSNPEFLREGSAVYDTLNPDRIVLGSSSRRAIQIMQELYGPIIERKYAVDPTLPAVPVLVTDLSSAEMIKYAANAFLATKISFINEIANICDRVGADVVQVAKGIGLDSRIGEKFLQAGLGWGGSCFPKDVSALIHTAEDYGYDAQLLKAAVQVNQRQRFIVIEKLQQVLKILKGKTIGLLGLTFKPNTDDLRDAPALNLIEELHRLGAKVKAYDPLVSQSGLRSGLSHVIVETDLLHLADGCDALVLVTDWPQFQEVDYGALAKVMHQPVIIDGRNFLDRKGLESLGFRYVGIGH from the coding sequence ATGCGGGTCTGTGTAATTGGCACCGGCTATGTGGGTTTGGTGACGGGAGTGTGCCTGGCACATATTGGCCATGAGGTCATTTGCATTGACAACAATATTGACAAAGTCAAGCTGCTGCAACAGGGGGAATCCCCGATTTATGAACCGGGTCTGACGGAGTTACTCCGTGGTTGCATTGCCAGTGGTCGCATTCGCTTCAGTAGTGATCTTGGCACTGGGGTGGAATTTGGTGAGGTGCTCTTTATTGCTGTCGGTACACCTGCGCTGCCCAATGGTGAAACCGATACCCGCTATGTGGAAGCCGTTGCCCGGGGGATTGGTGCCCATTTGCATTTGGGATACAAAGTGATTGTCAATAAATCCACAGTGCCCATTGGCTCAGGGGACTGGGTACGGATGATTATTCTGGATGGCGTGGTTGAGCGAGAACCCGATTTGGCCGATGCCATTAAAGCCGGGGGAACCCATCCGCCGCTAGATTTTGATGTGGTCAGCAATCCTGAATTTCTGCGGGAAGGTTCAGCGGTCTATGACACGTTGAATCCCGATCGCATTGTCTTGGGCAGCAGTAGCCGCAGAGCGATTCAAATCATGCAGGAACTCTATGGGCCGATTATTGAGCGCAAGTATGCGGTTGATCCCACCTTGCCTGCCGTACCAGTTTTGGTGACGGATCTGAGTTCGGCGGAAATGATCAAGTACGCTGCCAATGCCTTTTTGGCGACTAAAATCAGCTTTATTAACGAAATTGCCAATATTTGCGATCGCGTGGGGGCAGATGTGGTTCAAGTGGCCAAGGGAATTGGTTTAGATTCCCGTATTGGCGAGAAATTTCTGCAAGCGGGCTTAGGTTGGGGGGGCTCCTGTTTTCCCAAGGATGTTTCGGCTCTCATCCACACGGCGGAAGACTACGGCTACGATGCCCAGTTGCTTAAAGCAGCGGTTCAAGTGAACCAGCGGCAGCGCTTTATTGTCATTGAAAAACTGCAACAGGTGCTGAAGATCCTCAAGGGTAAAACCATTGGCCTTTTGGGGTTAACCTTTAAGCCCAACACCGACGATTTGCGGGATGCCCCTGCCCTTAATCTGATTGAGGAACTGCATCGCTTAGGTGCTAAGGTCAAAGCCTATGACCCCCTTGTGTCCCAGTCGGGTCTGCGATCGGGTCTCTCCCATGTGATTGTGGAAACGGATCTACTGCACCTTGCTGATGGCTGTGATGCTCTGGTGTTGGTGACCGACTGGCCACAATTCCAAGAGGTGGATTATGGCGCCTTGGCCAAGGTGATGCACCAACCGGTGATCATTGATGGCCGCAATTTCTTAGATCGCAAGGGGCTAGAGTCACTGGGCTTTCGCTATGTGGGGATTGGTCACTAG
- a CDS encoding ribonuclease HII gives MEPLSLIYEQAYWQQGYCRVVGVDEVGRGCLAGPVVAAAVILPVDCVPLPEVRDSKRLTARQRSRLFGQIYNQAIAIGIGSASVAEIDQVNILQATYRAMVRALGRVAPWDHALIDGKLTKTAPFERVTAIIGGDRRSYSIACASIIAKVRRDRFMARLARRYPQYGWERNVGYGTPEHRQALDQYGLTPWHRRSFLKSLLPVDSHLCNAITGE, from the coding sequence ATGGAACCCCTCAGCCTGATTTATGAGCAGGCCTACTGGCAACAGGGCTATTGTCGCGTCGTCGGTGTGGATGAAGTGGGGCGGGGTTGCTTAGCAGGGCCAGTGGTGGCGGCAGCCGTCATTTTGCCTGTGGACTGTGTCCCCCTTCCAGAGGTACGGGATTCCAAGCGGTTGACTGCTCGCCAGCGATCGCGCCTCTTTGGGCAGATTTATAACCAAGCGATCGCCATTGGCATTGGCAGTGCCAGTGTGGCGGAAATTGATCAGGTGAATATTCTGCAAGCCACCTATCGAGCGATGGTGCGGGCCCTAGGGCGGGTGGCTCCTTGGGACCATGCCCTAATTGACGGCAAACTAACAAAAACAGCGCCCTTTGAAAGGGTAACGGCCATTATCGGGGGCGATCGCCGCAGCTATAGTATTGCCTGTGCCTCAATTATTGCCAAGGTACGGCGCGATCGCTTCATGGCCCGCTTGGCTCGTCGTTATCCCCAGTATGGCTGGGAACGCAATGTGGGCTACGGCACCCCCGAACACCGCCAAGCCCTTGACCAGTATGGCCTTACTCCTTGGCATCGGCGATCGTTCCTGAAATCCTTGCTTCCTGTCGACTCGCACTTGTGCAATGCCATCACAGGAGAGTAG
- the nuoH gene encoding NADH-quinone oxidoreductase subunit NuoH, whose protein sequence is MESGIDLQGQFIRALESLGLSHDLAKLLWLPLPMLMMLIVATVGVLVAVWLERKISAAVQQRIGPEYIGPLGILAPLADGLKLIFKEDVLPANTDRWLFTLGPAVVVIPVFLSYIIVPFGQNLLISNLAMGVFLWIALSSIAPIGLLMSGYASNNKYSLLGGLRAAAQSISYEIPLALAVLAVAMMSNGLGTVEIVEQQSEYGILSWNVWRQPIGFLIFWIAALAECERLPFDLPEAEEELVAGYQTEYAGMKFALFYLGAYVNLVLSALLVSVLYFGGWSFPIPLETIANLLGVSETNPFLQIAFAVLGITMTLIKAYFFVFLAILLRWTVPRVRIDQLLDLGWKFLLPVGLVNLLLTAGLKLAFPVAFGG, encoded by the coding sequence ATGGAATCTGGTATTGACTTACAGGGGCAGTTTATTCGTGCGTTGGAATCCCTTGGCCTTTCCCATGATCTAGCCAAGCTACTTTGGCTACCCTTGCCAATGTTAATGATGCTAATTGTGGCTACGGTGGGCGTCCTGGTGGCCGTTTGGCTAGAGCGGAAAATTTCTGCTGCTGTGCAACAGCGGATTGGCCCTGAATACATTGGCCCATTGGGGATTTTGGCGCCCCTGGCCGACGGCCTAAAACTGATTTTTAAGGAGGATGTTCTCCCCGCAAATACCGATCGCTGGCTGTTTACCCTTGGGCCAGCAGTGGTCGTGATTCCCGTCTTTTTGTCCTACATTATTGTCCCCTTTGGCCAAAACCTACTGATCTCCAACTTGGCAATGGGGGTCTTCCTCTGGATTGCCCTGTCAAGTATTGCGCCCATTGGCCTACTGATGTCGGGCTATGCCTCCAACAACAAATACTCCCTACTGGGGGGACTGCGGGCAGCGGCACAATCCATTAGCTACGAAATTCCCCTTGCCTTGGCAGTGTTGGCAGTGGCTATGATGTCCAATGGCTTAGGCACGGTGGAAATTGTCGAGCAGCAGTCGGAATACGGCATCCTCAGTTGGAATGTCTGGCGGCAGCCCATCGGCTTTTTGATCTTTTGGATTGCCGCTCTGGCAGAGTGTGAGCGCCTCCCCTTTGACTTGCCGGAAGCCGAGGAAGAACTCGTGGCTGGCTACCAAACAGAGTACGCTGGCATGAAGTTTGCCCTCTTTTACTTGGGTGCCTACGTTAACCTTGTACTTTCGGCACTCTTAGTCAGTGTTCTCTACTTTGGCGGTTGGAGCTTCCCCATTCCCCTAGAAACTATTGCCAATCTCCTTGGGGTGAGTGAAACCAATCCCTTTTTGCAGATTGCTTTTGCAGTGCTGGGCATCACAATGACCCTGATTAAGGCCTACTTCTTTGTCTTTTTGGCGATTCTGCTGCGCTGGACAGTGCCCCGTGTGCGTATTGACCAACTCCTAGACCTGGGCTGGAAATTCCTACTACCAGTGGGTCTAGTGAATCTGCTGCTGACCGCTGGCTTAAAGCTCGCCTTTCCCGTCGCCTTTGGCGGTTAA
- a CDS encoding NADH-quinone oxidoreductase subunit J produces the protein MDLATLTQTITFFALAAAVTVAALGVVLLNNVVYSAFLLGGVFLSISGLYILMNADFVSAAQILIYVGAVNVLILFAIMLVNKREAYTPVPGRWLRQGGAAVVSLGVFALLTKMILQTPWQLSSVPPTTDSITTIGQHFFSDFLLPFELASILLLMALIGAVVLARRELVLEPEPLLGEEVVPPLELPERPREPVALSEK, from the coding sequence GTGGACTTAGCCACTCTGACCCAAACGATTACTTTCTTTGCCCTTGCCGCTGCAGTGACTGTTGCTGCCCTTGGCGTTGTGCTCCTGAACAATGTTGTCTATTCTGCTTTTTTGCTGGGGGGAGTGTTCCTGAGCATCTCTGGGCTGTATATCCTCATGAATGCTGACTTTGTTTCAGCGGCGCAAATTCTCATCTACGTCGGTGCGGTCAACGTTCTCATTCTGTTTGCCATCATGCTGGTCAATAAGCGCGAGGCCTATACCCCAGTGCCGGGGCGTTGGCTACGCCAGGGGGGTGCTGCAGTGGTCTCCCTTGGGGTCTTTGCTTTGCTGACGAAAATGATTTTGCAAACCCCTTGGCAACTCAGTTCCGTGCCCCCCACAACTGACAGCATCACCACCATCGGCCAGCACTTTTTCAGTGATTTCCTCTTGCCCTTTGAATTGGCCTCGATCTTACTGCTGATGGCTTTGATTGGGGCAGTGGTTCTTGCCCGCCGCGAACTGGTCTTGGAACCTGAACCCCTCCTAGGGGAAGAGGTGGTACCCCCCTTGGAGTTACCGGAACGTCCCCGCGAACCTGTAGCTTTGTCTGAAAAATAG
- a CDS encoding HhoA/HhoB/HtrA family serine endopeptidase, with protein MTVRLGKSVTYLSLMALGAAAAMFVTHLMPASTPLVTPSLAQLPAPLPAGNDINFIARAVEQVGPAVVRIDASRTVQTRVPAIFNDPFFQEFFGPMMPPRSREERGLGSGFIISSDGLILTNAHVVDGANRVKVTLKDGRTFEGQVLGQDRLTDVAVVKVSANNLPVVRLGNSDNLRPGEWAIAIGNPLGLDNTVTAGIISATGRSSGDIGVPDKRVGFIQTDAAINPGNSGGPLLNQRGEVIGMNTAIIGGAQGLGFAIPINTAQRIANQLIANGRVDHPFLGIRMTNLTPEVQQRLNANPNSPVRVQESSGVLIFEVLPNSPAARAGLQPGDVIHRINGQNITKADQVQQMVESTGIGRTMELEVRRRGQTVTVAVQPAPLPAQASR; from the coding sequence ATGACAGTGCGTCTTGGTAAGTCGGTTACCTATCTCTCGTTAATGGCATTGGGGGCAGCCGCTGCCATGTTTGTCACCCACTTGATGCCAGCATCAACGCCCTTGGTCACTCCCAGCTTGGCACAGTTACCGGCACCGCTACCAGCGGGAAATGACATTAACTTTATTGCCCGTGCGGTTGAACAGGTGGGGCCTGCTGTGGTGCGGATTGATGCTTCCCGTACGGTGCAGACCCGTGTGCCAGCTATCTTTAATGATCCTTTCTTTCAGGAATTTTTTGGGCCAATGATGCCCCCCCGCAGCCGTGAAGAACGGGGTCTAGGGTCTGGTTTTATCATTAGTAGCGATGGCTTGATCCTGACAAACGCCCATGTGGTGGATGGTGCTAACCGAGTGAAAGTAACCCTCAAGGATGGCCGCACGTTTGAGGGGCAGGTTCTCGGTCAAGACCGTCTGACGGATGTGGCTGTGGTCAAGGTGAGTGCTAACAATTTACCGGTGGTGCGTCTTGGTAATTCTGATAATTTGCGCCCTGGGGAGTGGGCGATCGCCATCGGTAATCCATTGGGTCTTGATAATACGGTGACTGCGGGCATTATCAGTGCAACCGGACGTTCTAGCGGTGATATTGGTGTACCCGATAAGCGAGTGGGCTTTATTCAAACCGATGCAGCCATTAACCCCGGTAACTCTGGCGGCCCCCTGTTGAACCAGCGGGGAGAGGTGATTGGCATGAATACAGCGATCATTGGTGGTGCCCAGGGGTTGGGGTTTGCCATTCCCATCAACACGGCTCAGCGGATTGCCAACCAACTGATTGCCAATGGTCGCGTGGATCACCCCTTCTTGGGTATTCGCATGACCAATCTTACCCCTGAGGTGCAGCAACGCCTCAACGCCAATCCCAATAGTCCTGTCCGCGTGCAGGAAAGTTCGGGGGTTTTGATTTTTGAAGTCCTCCCCAACTCTCCCGCTGCCCGTGCCGGTTTGCAACCTGGAGATGTGATCCATCGTATCAATGGCCAAAACATCACCAAAGCGGATCAAGTGCAGCAAATGGTGGAAAGCACCGGCATTGGTCGCACCATGGAACTGGAAGTGCGCCGTCGTGGCCAAACTGTAACCGTGGCCGTTCAGCCAGCTCCCCTCCCAGCCCAGGCGAGTCGCTAA
- the ndhI gene encoding NAD(P)H-quinone oxidoreductase subunit I, translating into MKFLNQITNYAKEALQSAKYIGQGLSVTFDHMRRRPVTVQYPYEKLIPSERFRGRIHFEFDKCIACEVCVRVCPINLPVVDWVFNKELKKKELKHYSIDFGVCIFCANCVEYCPTNCLSVTEEYELATYDRHELNYDSVAMGRIPYKVTQDPMVTPIREFAYLPAGVMSGHDLPAGAQRAGEHPEAIANPAESSEN; encoded by the coding sequence ATGAAATTCCTCAATCAGATTACCAACTATGCCAAAGAGGCACTGCAGTCTGCGAAGTACATTGGTCAAGGCCTCTCCGTTACCTTCGATCACATGCGGCGGCGACCGGTAACAGTGCAGTATCCCTACGAAAAGCTCATTCCCTCAGAACGGTTCCGGGGCCGGATTCACTTTGAGTTTGACAAGTGCATTGCCTGTGAAGTGTGCGTGCGCGTTTGCCCCATTAACCTGCCTGTGGTGGATTGGGTCTTCAATAAAGAGCTCAAGAAAAAAGAACTCAAGCACTACAGCATTGATTTCGGCGTGTGTATCTTCTGTGCCAACTGTGTCGAATACTGCCCCACCAATTGCCTCTCGGTCACAGAAGAATACGAACTAGCCACCTACGATCGCCATGAGCTGAACTACGACAGTGTTGCAATGGGACGCATTCCCTACAAAGTAACCCAAGATCCAATGGTGACGCCAATCCGTGAGTTTGCCTACCTGCCCGCTGGCGTGATGTCTGGCCATGATTTGCCCGCGGGTGCCCAACGGGCGGGAGAGCATCCCGAGGCGATCGCCAACCCTGCTGAATCATCTGAGAACTAG
- a CDS encoding dihydroorotase, translating into MAIAIQNAVICTPEGELRQQQVRLEGDRIAEVAERVTVHPGDTVIDATGLTLLPGVIDPQVHFREPGLEHKEDLFTASCACAKGGVTSFLEMPNTRPLTIDQASLEDKLARAAAKCVVNYGFFIGATQDNLAVLNTVHPVCGIKIFMGSMHGPLLVDEEPILDRIFSEGKRLIAVHAEDQGRIRARRAQLAGITDVAIHSQIQDEIAALNATQLAVKLSRKYERRLHILHLSTGIEVDFLREHKLPWITVEVTPQHLLLTTEAYAKIGSLAQMNPPLRTAVDNEKLWQGLLDGVIDFIATDHAPHTLEEKAQPYPHSPSGMPGVETSLPLMLTQAMAGRCTVPQVVRWMSTAVAAAYEIPNKGKIAPGYDADLVLVDLQTYRPVRREELLTKCRWSPFEGWSLTGWPVYTFVNGEVVFSQGQVNTAVRGRPLRFGLG; encoded by the coding sequence GTGGCGATCGCGATCCAAAATGCGGTGATTTGTACCCCAGAGGGAGAACTCCGCCAGCAACAGGTGCGCCTTGAGGGCGATCGCATTGCAGAAGTGGCAGAGCGCGTCACTGTGCACCCCGGCGATACGGTTATTGATGCAACAGGCTTAACCCTCCTGCCGGGGGTAATTGACCCCCAAGTGCATTTTCGTGAACCTGGCTTAGAGCACAAAGAGGATCTGTTCACCGCCAGTTGTGCCTGTGCCAAGGGGGGGGTCACCAGCTTTTTGGAAATGCCCAATACCCGTCCCCTAACCATTGATCAGGCGAGCCTAGAGGATAAACTGGCCCGTGCTGCCGCCAAATGTGTCGTGAACTATGGTTTTTTCATTGGCGCCACTCAGGATAACCTTGCCGTCCTCAACACTGTCCACCCCGTCTGCGGCATCAAGATTTTCATGGGATCAATGCACGGGCCCCTCTTGGTGGATGAGGAGCCAATTTTAGACCGTATCTTTAGTGAGGGCAAACGCCTCATTGCTGTCCATGCCGAAGATCAGGGTCGCATCCGGGCCCGCCGCGCACAATTGGCTGGCATTACCGATGTGGCCATACATTCGCAAATTCAAGATGAGATTGCGGCCCTCAACGCCACCCAGTTAGCCGTGAAGCTCTCCCGGAAATACGAACGCCGCCTGCACATTCTGCATCTTTCCACAGGGATTGAAGTCGACTTTCTGCGCGAGCACAAACTTCCTTGGATAACGGTGGAAGTCACTCCCCAACACCTGCTACTGACCACAGAGGCCTACGCCAAAATTGGTTCCCTTGCGCAGATGAACCCACCCCTGCGCACAGCAGTAGATAATGAAAAACTCTGGCAAGGGCTCCTCGATGGCGTCATTGACTTTATTGCCACCGATCATGCCCCCCACACCCTAGAGGAAAAGGCGCAGCCCTATCCCCACAGCCCCTCTGGTATGCCGGGGGTAGAAACCTCCTTGCCCCTCATGCTGACCCAAGCGATGGCAGGCCGCTGTACTGTGCCGCAAGTGGTGCGCTGGATGTCCACTGCTGTTGCTGCGGCCTATGAAATTCCCAACAAAGGGAAAATTGCCCCCGGTTACGATGCGGATCTGGTGCTCGTGGATTTGCAGACCTATCGCCCAGTGCGCCGTGAGGAACTTCTCACCAAGTGTCGCTGGAGTCCTTTTGAGGGTTGGTCATTGACAGGATGGCCAGTGTACACCTTTGTAAATGGTGAGGTTGTGTTTAGCCAAGGGCAAGTGAATACTGCTGTGCGCGGACGTCCTCTCAGGTTTGGCTTGGGCTAA
- a CDS encoding UDP-glucuronic acid decarboxylase family protein, which produces MRILVTGGAGFIGSHLVDRLMEAGHEVICLDNYFTGTKRNILRWLGHPNFELIRHDVTDPIRLEVDQIYHLACPASPVHYQYNPVKTIKTNVMGTLHMLGLAKRVKARFLLASTSEVYGDPQVHPQSESYWGHVNPIGVRSCYDEGKRVAETLTFDYHRQNNVDVRVARIFNTYGPKMQINDGRVVSNFIVQALQGIPLTVYGDGSQTRSFCYVSDLVEGLIRLMNSDHLGPVNLGNPDEYTVLELAQKIQALINPGVEIQFKPLPSDDPQRRRPDITLARTVLGWQPTVPLLAGLQRTIPDFAERLGVPYTPMMVEV; this is translated from the coding sequence ATGCGTATTCTGGTTACCGGCGGCGCTGGGTTTATTGGTTCCCATCTCGTTGATCGGCTGATGGAAGCGGGTCATGAGGTCATTTGCCTAGACAACTACTTCACTGGTACGAAGCGCAACATTTTGCGCTGGCTAGGTCATCCGAACTTTGAACTGATCCGCCATGATGTCACCGATCCAATTCGCCTTGAGGTGGATCAAATCTATCACTTGGCCTGCCCCGCCTCACCGGTTCATTACCAGTACAATCCGGTCAAAACAATCAAAACCAATGTCATGGGCACACTCCACATGCTGGGGTTGGCCAAACGCGTGAAGGCACGATTTCTCCTGGCCTCAACTTCAGAAGTCTATGGTGACCCGCAAGTGCATCCCCAATCTGAGTCCTACTGGGGGCATGTCAACCCCATTGGTGTGCGCTCCTGCTATGACGAAGGCAAGCGAGTGGCAGAAACTCTTACCTTTGACTACCACCGTCAAAACAATGTGGATGTTCGAGTGGCCCGGATTTTTAATACCTATGGCCCGAAAATGCAGATCAACGATGGCCGCGTCGTCAGCAACTTTATTGTCCAAGCCTTGCAGGGCATTCCCCTCACGGTTTATGGGGACGGCTCCCAAACCCGTAGCTTTTGCTATGTCAGTGATTTGGTGGAAGGGTTGATTCGGCTGATGAATAGCGATCACCTTGGCCCTGTGAACCTCGGCAACCCTGATGAATACACGGTGCTAGAGCTCGCCCAAAAAATCCAGGCCCTGATTAATCCAGGGGTGGAAATCCAGTTTAAGCCCCTGCCCAGTGATGATCCCCAGCGCCGTCGTCCCGACATTACCCTCGCTCGCACAGTGTTGGGCTGGCAACCCACCGTTCCCCTCCTCGCGGGGCTGCAGCGGACAATTCCTGACTTTGCTGAGCGGCTGGGCGTACCCTATACGCCTATGATGGTGGAAGTTTAG
- the pheT gene encoding phenylalanine--tRNA ligase subunit beta, producing the protein MRVSLRWLRELVAVDLDVAILADRLTMAGFEVEEIEDRRAWAEGVVVGRILACEPHPDAQKLRVCQVDVGQGEPRTIVCGAPNAAAGLYVPVALPGAYLAKIDLKIRPAKLRGVKSEGMICSLAELGLTKESEGIHTFTDAVTVGQDVRPLLGLDDVILHLSSTANRADALSMVGIAREVAALTGAPLMLPTPKTIAPQKSGKAPVQLAIADPQACPAYCGTLITNVQIGPSPPWLQQRLEAAGLRAINNVVDITNYILLKWGQPLHAFDWDRLQRVAAQTPVRVGVRFAKAGETLKTLDGEERRLSLENLLITAGDVPVALAGVMGGEETEVHLGTQNVFLEAALFASPVIRRSARDQGLRTEASARYERGVNPAELEAATAEAIALLREIAQGTVTYTTLADRRPPLERTLTLRLEQVHRLLGAVVAEAEDSDEPAYLDAETVEALLRRLGFHLSRQETLEDELGVWSVTVPPYRFRDIEREVDLIEEIARLYGYDRFEETLPAQAEVGALPLELTLLREVRAAFRGAGLTELMHYSWVKGGQPNQVTVVNPLVAEFSALRTDLITGLVQAFRYNQEQGNPPLNGFEIGRVFGQDEEGLWENDRLGGIIGGDPWQGKWVRRSQQPQPLTWYEAKGMLESVFQRFGLPVEYQSDRHDERLHPGRTAVLSLQGERLGIFGQLHPQYAAALELPAAVYVFELDLEVLLSCLEERYQQIIFHPFSTYPASDRDLAFFAPAALTVAELSRTIWKAAGGRDSLLESVELFDEYSGSGVPEGQRSLAFRLSYRASDRTLTEAEVNELHQRIRDSLVEKYAVTLRS; encoded by the coding sequence ATGCGGGTTTCCCTTCGCTGGCTACGGGAATTGGTGGCGGTTGATCTCGATGTTGCGATTTTGGCCGATCGCCTGACGATGGCAGGGTTTGAAGTCGAAGAAATTGAAGATCGGCGCGCATGGGCTGAAGGGGTTGTGGTGGGGCGTATTTTGGCCTGTGAACCCCATCCCGATGCCCAAAAATTACGGGTCTGCCAAGTTGATGTGGGTCAAGGGGAACCCCGCACCATTGTCTGTGGGGCACCCAATGCCGCAGCAGGCCTGTATGTACCCGTGGCCCTACCGGGGGCATATCTGGCAAAAATTGATCTGAAAATTCGACCAGCAAAACTGCGGGGGGTCAAGTCCGAAGGTATGATCTGCTCCCTTGCGGAATTGGGGCTAACCAAGGAGTCTGAGGGCATTCACACCTTCACTGATGCAGTAACCGTAGGCCAAGATGTACGTCCGCTGTTGGGTTTGGATGATGTAATTTTGCATCTCAGCTCCACCGCCAACCGTGCCGATGCCCTGAGTATGGTGGGGATTGCCCGTGAAGTGGCGGCATTAACCGGCGCGCCCCTGATGCTGCCAACCCCAAAGACGATCGCCCCTCAAAAGTCCGGTAAAGCACCGGTACAACTGGCGATCGCTGACCCCCAGGCCTGTCCTGCCTACTGTGGCACGCTAATTACTAATGTTCAAATTGGCCCTTCACCCCCTTGGCTCCAGCAACGTTTAGAGGCTGCGGGTTTGCGAGCCATCAACAATGTGGTGGACATTACTAACTACATCCTGCTGAAGTGGGGGCAGCCTCTCCATGCCTTTGATTGGGATCGGTTGCAAAGGGTTGCTGCCCAAACTCCGGTCAGGGTCGGTGTGCGTTTTGCTAAGGCGGGCGAAACCCTGAAAACCTTGGATGGCGAGGAGCGCCGCCTCAGTTTGGAGAATCTGCTGATTACCGCCGGCGACGTGCCCGTTGCCCTAGCAGGGGTGATGGGCGGCGAAGAGACCGAAGTGCACCTGGGAACCCAGAACGTCTTTCTTGAGGCGGCCCTCTTTGCCAGTCCGGTGATCCGGCGATCGGCTCGTGATCAGGGATTGCGCACGGAAGCTTCAGCGCGCTATGAACGGGGGGTCAACCCAGCAGAACTAGAGGCAGCCACCGCTGAAGCGATCGCCCTGCTAAGGGAAATTGCCCAAGGAACAGTGACCTACACAACCCTGGCGGATCGGCGGCCGCCCCTCGAACGTACCCTCACCCTGCGGCTGGAACAGGTGCATCGGCTCTTGGGGGCCGTGGTTGCTGAGGCAGAGGATAGCGATGAACCCGCCTATTTGGACGCAGAGACCGTTGAAGCGCTCCTCCGCCGCCTTGGTTTTCACCTCAGCCGTCAAGAAACCCTTGAGGACGAGCTAGGCGTGTGGTCGGTAACGGTACCCCCCTACCGCTTCCGTGACATTGAGCGGGAGGTGGATCTCATTGAGGAGATTGCGCGACTCTACGGCTACGATCGCTTTGAGGAAACCTTGCCAGCCCAGGCGGAGGTGGGGGCATTGCCCCTAGAACTCACCCTCCTGCGGGAGGTACGGGCAGCCTTTCGCGGGGCGGGCCTGACGGAATTAATGCACTATTCCTGGGTCAAGGGGGGGCAGCCGAATCAAGTCACGGTTGTGAATCCTCTAGTTGCTGAGTTTTCTGCACTGCGGACGGATCTAATTACGGGTCTAGTGCAGGCCTTCCGCTACAACCAAGAACAGGGGAATCCACCCCTCAATGGTTTTGAAATTGGCCGTGTTTTTGGTCAAGATGAGGAGGGTCTTTGGGAAAACGATCGCCTTGGGGGGATCATCGGTGGTGATCCATGGCAGGGTAAATGGGTGCGCCGCTCGCAACAGCCTCAGCCCCTCACATGGTATGAAGCCAAGGGGATGCTTGAGAGCGTTTTTCAGCGGTTTGGTTTGCCTGTGGAATATCAGAGCGATCGCCACGATGAACGTCTACATCCGGGGCGCACAGCCGTTCTCTCTTTGCAGGGAGAACGTCTCGGTATCTTTGGCCAGTTACACCCGCAGTATGCCGCCGCCCTAGAGCTTCCCGCTGCCGTTTATGTTTTTGAACTAGACCTGGAGGTCCTCCTGAGTTGCCTTGAGGAACGCTATCAGCAGATTATCTTTCACCCCTTTTCCACCTATCCCGCCAGCGATCGCGACCTCGCCTTCTTTGCGCCGGCGGCTCTCACGGTGGCGGAACTCAGTCGCACCATTTGGAAAGCAGCGGGGGGACGCGACTCTCTCCTGGAGAGTGTCGAACTCTTTGATGAGTACAGTGGCAGCGGTGTCCCCGAAGGGCAGCGCAGTTTGGCCTTTCGCCTCAGCTACCGCGCCAGCGATCGCACCCTCACCGAGGCTGAGGTAAATGAACTCCATCAGCGCATCCGCGACAGCCTTGTGGAAAAATACGCTGTTACCCTTCGTAGTTAA